The sequence below is a genomic window from Candidatus Krumholzibacteriia bacterium.
CCGTTCTGGGAAGCCCTGGGATTCGAGCGGATGGCCGAGGTCCCGCACGGCGGGCGGCTCGGTTTCGTGGGCCTGACGCGCGGCGATGCCGAACTCATGTTCCAGAGCCGGGCCTCCCTCGAGGCCGACCTGCCGGAGGCCGTGCCCGAGACCTGCGATCACTCGGGGTTGGGCCTGTTCGTGGAGATCGACATGCCCTTCGACGACCTGATCGAACGGATCGACGGCACCGACGCCGAGATCCTCGTTCCCGATCGGCGCACCTTCTACGGCGCCCGCGAGATCGCCGTGCGGACGCCCGACGGGATCTTCGTCGTGTTCGCCGCCTTCGAAGACGCCGAGGCCGGATAGTCCCGGGTGCGAGTGCGACCGGCAGGCCGCGCACGACACCGGTCGGCCACCCGCTGGTTCCGGACCCGTGTCCGGTCGGTGCCCGTCGTCTCGTGGCTCCAGAGCGTTTCGGAGCCCCCGAGATCGCGGTACGAGCGGTCGAACACATCCGGGAGGTCCCCGCGTAGGATCGTCAGACGGCATCCGCGGACCCGGAGTTCAAGCTCGAACAAGACCACCTGGATGGGTCGGGACGGATCGGACACGGTTGACACACGGGGGGCGTCGGCAGTGCGGCGACCGGATCGACACGGAAATCGGGGCGAGCGGGCCCGCCGGGGCGTCCGGCTCGCGTCGCTGGCGCCTCTGTTGGCCGTCATCGTGTTCGCACGGCCGGCCCCTGCGGGATGCGCCGAACAGAGCCTGTGGGCCTACGAGGCCGTTCCCGCGGCCTTCCGGTCGGGTGAGGTGGAACGAGTCTACGCCGCGATCGACGAGTGGTGGGCCGCGTGCGGACCGCAGCCGGATGTCGTGCGGATCGACGTGCTGGCCCGGATCTGGGCGGACGACTTCGATCCCGAGACCCTCACCCCCGAGTTCGTCGACCACCTCGTCGAGATCGATCTCGAGGCCCGGGACTTCGCGGCGGCCGAGCGCGACACCACGCTCGACGACGTGCTCTGGACGCGCCGTTTCGACCGGTTCAGCCGGGATCTCGCCGCCGATCTGATCCCGGTGACGGCTCCGGGAACGGTCGAGTACCTGTTGGCCCGCTTCTATGCGGGTGAGTCCGAGGTCCTCTGGCAGCGCATCGATGCCGAGCCCTATGCCTCCACCTGGCTCGGAACGCTCGTCCGGGCCGAGCGGGAGCGTCTGTCCGAGCCGCAGCCGGTCGGGTTGGCAGGGCTCTACCTGGGGCAGTGGAACGGCCGGGGGCGGCTGGAGCCCGCGGGTGGCCGGCTCGCGATCGGGTTGCAACTGGGTGGCAGGGTCGGCCGCTTCGGAGCGCGCCTGGCCGGAGACCTCCTCGTGGGCAACTACGACGGCGACTACGTCATCCGCGACGGCGAGAACCTCTTCCTCACCAACAAGTTCACCGGCCTGTCGGCGCTGCTCGAACCGAGTGTTCGCGTGACGTCGCTCGGACCCGTCGCGCTCGATCTGACCGCCGGCGTGGGGTGGGCCGGAGTCGAGGCCCTCTCGCCCGAGGTGGTGCGTGGGATCGAACTCCCCGCGGTGTGGGCGCACTCCCTCGTGCGGACGGCGGGAGTCAACGCGCGGTGGGAGATCGACCGGCGATTCCTCGAACTGCAGTTCCGGTGGGAATGGTCGGACTGGAGCACGGGCGCCGACGGCTCCGATCTCGACGGCGAGGCCTGGCAGATCCGCATCGGGTTCGGCGGGACGACGCCGTCGGAGGACGTCGAGCGCCGCCGGGAGCTGCTCGAACCGCGCCGCAGCCGGCCCCGGTGAAGCCGATCGCAGGAATCGGGTCGCGCGGGGACGAGCGGGTGGCCTAGTCTGCGCTCGTCCGGTCGCGAGGAGCCCGCCGTGGACGACTACGCCCGCATCGAAGCCGCACTGTTGCGCATCGAACGCGATGCCCGCCGTCAGCCCTCCCTCGAGGAGCTGGCCGCGAGCGCCGGGCTCAGCCCGGCCCATTTCCAGAGGGTGTTCACGCGCTGGGCCGGGATCAGCCCGAAACGCTTCCTGCAGGCCGTCACGGTGGGCCGTGCGCGTGAGCTGCTCCGTCGCAGCCGATCGGTGCTGGACGTCGCGCTCGACGTCGGACTCTCGGGCCCGGGGCGTCTGCACGACCTGACCGTCACCTGCGAGGCCATGACGCCCGGCCAGATCGGGCGGCTCGCCGACGGCGTCACCATCCGGCACGCGATCGTCCCCTCGCCCCTCGGGCCGGTGTTCGTCGCCCGGACCGACCGGGGCGTCTGCGCCGTCGAGTTCGTGGCCTCCGGCGAGGATCCCGCACCCGGGCTGCAGCGTCACTGGCCCGGTGCCGCGCTGGTCGCCGCCGCGGACGACGAGGCCGTCCCATGGGGTGCCGCGATCTTCGGGAACGGTCCGCGGCCCCCGCTCGCGCTCCACCTGCGCGGGACGAACTTCCAGATCCAGGTGTGGCGGGCGCTCCTTCGCATCCCCTCCGGCCGGATCGTGGACTACGGGGCCCTGGCCGAGGCGGTGGGGCGGCCCGGTGCGGCGCGCGCGGTGGGAGCCGCGGTGGGGGCGAATCCGGTCGCCGTGCTGGTTCCCTGCCACCGCGTCCTGCGCCGCCACGGGCAGCTCGGAGGGTATCGGTGGGGGACCGGCCGCAAGCTCGCGCTCCTGGGGCGAGAGCTGGCTCGAGGGTCCGACGGCGGCGGCGCATCCCGGTCCTAGCCGGCGGCGGACGGGTCGGGGCCGAAGGAGTGGTCGTGGACCTGGCCGTTTCGGTTGGCATCGTGGGGAGGCGTTCAACCGTTCGTCGGTCGATCGGTGCGCATGACCCCTGCGAATCCGGAACCACGAACGATCATCGAGGCGCGACCGAACTCTTCCACCGCTGCAGGCGCTCCAGTTCCTCGCGCGCGCGAAAGGCGATCCTGGTGTGATCGAACTCCTCGAGCAGCATCTCGAGCCGAGCGATCGCCTCGTCGACGTCGCGTTCGGGGTTCAACAGGTGACCCTCGGCCCGTGCCCACGAGTAGAGCGCTTCGGCGCGTACTTCGTCGCGACTGTCGTGGCGGTACAGGTCCCGATAGATCGCGATCGCGCCATCGTAGTCGTGCTGGCGCATCAGCCGCGCGGCTTCCTCCTGCAGGCTCTCCCCGCGCAGGGTCGTGGTCTGTTCGACGGTTCCGTCGAGATCGTCCGCGTCGGGGTCGATCCGACGTTCGACCTCGGCGCGGCCGCCGCAGCCCGCCACCGTGGTCACCGCGAGCAGGAGGACGAGGAGGCTTGCGTGGTTCATGGACGTGGTCCTTCCGGGTGGGAACGATGACGTCACGTGCGGCCCTGACTATACTCCGGCCATCCATCGCACCCAAAGCATCCGCGAGGTCCGTGACATGCCCCCTGCCGCCACGCTCCGACTCGTTCCCGGCTCCATGGAACTCGCCACGCTTCGTCGGGTGGTCGAAGGACCCGTCCGCGTGGACCTCCACGAGGATGCGCGCGCGGCGGTGCGCGCGGCGCGGGGGACCGTCGATGCCATCGTGCGCGAGGAGAGAGTGGCCTATGGCATCAACACGGGCTTCGGGCTGCTCGCCCGCACGCGCATCGGGGCGAATCAGCTCACCGATCTGCAGCGAAACCTGGTGCTCTCGCATTCCACCGGTGTCGGTGCGGAACTCGACGCCGCCACCGTTCGCCTGGTGCTGGTGCTGAAGATCCTCGGCCTGGCCGGCGGCAACTCCGGGGTGCGGCCGGAGTTGATCGACACCCTGGCCGCGATGGTCGAGCACGACGTCCTGCCCTGCATTCCGTCCAAGGGATCGGTCGGCGCCTCCGGAGATCTCGCACCTCTCGCGCACCTGGCGGCCACGTTGCTCGGGGAGGGCTCGGTGCGGCAGCACGGAGAGCGTTTCCCGGCGGCCCAAGGGCTTCGACGCGCGGGCCTGGAACCGATCGACCTGGCGCCGAAGGAAGGCCTGGCCCTGTTGAACGGGACCCAGGTCTCGTGTGCGCTGGCGCTGCGGTCGCTGTTCGAGGCGGAGCGTTCGTTCGCGAACGCCGCCGCGACCGGTGCCCTGAGTGTCGACGCCCTCATGGGCAGTGACACGCCCTTCGACCCGAGGATCCACGCCGTGCGCGGCCACCCTGGTCAGATCGACGCCGCAGCCGTCTACCGGGGACTCATGCAGGACAGCGCGATCCGCCAGTCGCACCTGTCGTGTGATCGGGTCCAGGATCCCTACTCGCTGCGCTGCCAGCCGCAGGTGATGGGCGCGGCGCTCGACCTGATCCGCCGGTCGGCCGACACCCTGCGCATCGAGGCCAACGCGGTCACCGACAACCCGCTCATCTTCCCCGAGGACGACGACGTCCTCTCGGGTGGGAATTTCCACGCCGAACCGGTGGCCATGGCCGCCGACGTGCTCGCCCTGGCCATTGCCGAGATCGGGGCGCTCTCCGAACGGCGTCTGGCGCTGCTGATCGATCCCGCGCTCAGCGGTCTTCCGGCGTTCCTCGTGGAGAACGGCGGGGTGAACTCGGGCTTCATGATCGTGCAGGTCACGGCGGCCGCCCTCGCGTCCGAGAACAAGTCGCTGGCGCATCCCGCCTGCGTCGACTCGCTGCCGACCTCGGCGAACCAGGAGGACCACGTGAGCATGGCCACGTTCGCGGCGCGCCGGCTGGGCGACATGGTCGACAACACCCGCGGGATCATCGCCTGCGAGCTGCTGGGCGCCGCGCAGGGGATCGACTTCCACCGGCCGCAGACCACGTCGCCGCGTCTGCAGCGTCTGCACGGAGCCTTGCGGGAGCGCGTGGACCATTACGATGCCGATCGCTACCTCGCGCCCGACATCGAGGCGGCGACGGAGTTGCTGCGCGGCGAACTCGGCGTCGATCTGTGCACCGAGGTGGTCGAAGACCTCCTCCCGTCCTACCCTCGAACGACACCCAACGCCGAGAGGAAGTGAACCATGGCCGCCACACCGTCCACCATGCTCGAACTGGGTACGTCCGCGCCCGACTTCTCGTTGCCCGACACCGTCGGCGGCGGTCGTGTGTCGCGCGACGACTTCGCCGACGCCCGCGCGCTGCTCGTGATGTTCGTGTGCAACCACTGCCCCTTCGTGATCCACGTGCGCGAGGAGCTCGCGCGTCTGGCTGCCGATTACCGCAACCGCGGCGTGGCCGTGGTCGCGGTCAGTGCCAACGACGTCGAGAAGTATCCACAGGACTCCCCGGAGAAGATGAAGGAGTTCGCGGCGCAGAACGGGTGGGATTTCCCGTACCTGTACGACGCTTCGCAGGAAGTGGCGAAGGCCTATCGTGCGGCCTGTACACCCGACTTCTTCCTGTTCGACGGCGACCGGAAACTGGTCTACCGCGGGCAGCTCGACGACAGCCGTCCCGAGTCGGGCATTCCGGTCACCGGCGCCGATCTCCGCGCCGCCCTCGATCGGGTGCTGGCCGGCGAGGCGGTACCGCCCGCGCAGAAGCCCAGCCTGGGCTGCAACATCAAGTGGAAGCCCGGCAACGAACCGGAGTACTTCGGATGAGCGCGCAGGAGCTGCGACCCTTCCACCTGGCCTTCCCCGTGGACGACCTCGAGGCGGCGCGCCGCTTCTACGTGGACGTCCTCGGCTGCGCGACCGGACGCGAGAGCGACCGGTGGATCGACTTCGACCTGGGTGGGCACCAGATCGTGGCGCACCTGGTCGAAGAGGGGCAGCGGGCGCCGGGCAGCAACGCGGTCGACGGGAAGAACGTCCCCGCCTTCCACTTCGGCCTGGTGTTGAGCATGGAGCGCTGGCGGGGACTCGCCGACCGTCTACGCGGGGCGGGCGTGGAGTTCCTGATCGAGCCCTACGTGCGCAACGAGGGCGAGGTCGGCGAACAGGCCACGCTGTTCGTGCGCGACCCCGCGGGCAATGCGCTCGAGTTCAAGGCCTTCGACGACCTCGGCCAGTTGTTCGCGACCTGAGCCTGTTCAGACCGACAGCGCCATCGAGAAGCGTCGACGGTACTTCTGCGTGAGCGCGTGGTCCTCGCCCAGCAACGCGAAGAGGGCGATGCAGGCGCGGCGTGCACCGTCGTCGTCGAGTTCGCGGTCCTGCTCGACGACTCCGATCCACTTGCTCAGTGCCTCTTCGAGCTCGCCGTGCGCGAAGTCGAGAGCAGCCTGACGGTACATCGCGGACACGTCGTCGCCGTCCGCTTCGTCCTGCGCGCGGGCCGCATCGACCAGGTCGATCAGGTGGAGGAGGTGTTGGGCCTTCTCGTAGGCCTCGGCGTCGCCGGTGATCGATTCGAGGTGCTCGCGGGCTGCAGCCGGCTCGTCCTCGATCAACAGACGCGCGAGTTCCAGCCGCGCCGTGTCCTGGCCGGGGTCGAGTTCGAGAACCTTCTCGAACTCGCGCCGGGCGCGCTCGCGATCGCCCTCGATCAGCGACGTCTGTGCTTGCGACAGGGCGGACGTGCCCGGTCCCGGCAGGTGTTGACGCAACCACATCTGGATCTGCGCTTCGGGGAGCGCTCCGACGAACTCGCCGACGACTTCGCCGTTGCTGAACAGCTTCACGGCCGGAATGCTGCGGATCCCGTACTGCTGTGCGATGTCCGTGTGGGCTTCGGTGTCGATCTTCACCAGTTCCCATCGACCTTCGGCCTTCTCGGCCAGGCCCTCGAGCGCCGGACCGAGCATGCGGCACGGTCCGCACCATTCCGCCCAGAAGTCCACGAGCACAGGGACTTCGTGGCTCCGTTCGAGGACGGCCGTGGCGAAATCGGTCTGCAGTTCGTGACGTGAATTCATGGGGTCCTCCGGGACGGATCCGCGACACGGGGCACGGACGACGAAATAGGAATGTCCGGAGTCCCGCGCCAGCGCTCAGCGTGAGCGGTCGCCGACGATCGTGCACAGGCGCAGGAACTGAGAACTGGCTTGCAGACCGGACGATGCCAGTTCCTCGACGTTCAGGACCATTCCCATGCGATTGTCCTGAAGGACGAGTGCGAGGATCCCACCCTGATCGTGGACGAACTCGGGGACTTCACCCACGAGGAGGGTCCCGGAATCCCCGAGCTCGTCGAGCCACTTCCGTCGCTCCGGATCGACGCCGCTCGGCACGAAGAGAACCTGACACGACCGGGCTTCTTCGAGTGAAGCCACCTCGACGACCCGGAAGGCGAGGCCCTGCGACGAGGTCTTCCCGCGGAAGACCTTCCGGAGCGAACCCCCGAAGGGGTCTCGGCCCAGGACACCGACCCGGAGTGTGTCGGCGTTCTCGTCGAGCACGGAGTCCGGCCAGGTGAAGGCCCGGCCGATGCGGAAGAGGAACGCCGCCTTCACCTCGTATTCGTCGTGCGCGTCCTGCGCGACCGACGGCCCGGGCACCAGGAGGCCCGGGGCCAGCAGTCCGAGGACCAGCAGAGCGCGGAGCGCTCGTACGCGTCGTCGGCAGAGCCTCACCGGGGGGCTCCCGGAACGACCGGATCGTGGGTCCGGGTGTAGCGCTGGACCATCTCCGACAGCGAGGCGAGGTTGAACGGTTTGGCGAGGTAGTCGTCCATCCCCACGGCCACACACCGATCCCGATCGCCGGCCATGGCGTTCGCGGTCAGCGCCACGATGGGCACCGAGTGCATCGATCCCTTGAGGGCGCGGATCGCCCGCGTCGCTTCGAATCCGTCCATGACGGGCATGGCGCAGTCCATGAACACCATGTCGAACGAGCCCATTCGGCAGTAGTCGACGGCTTCCCGCCCGTTCTGCGCCAGCGAGACACGGCAGCCGGTCTTCTCCAGCATGGTCACGCCCAGGCGCTGGTTGACGACGTTGTCCTCGACCAGCAGGACCTCGGCCGTGTGGACGTTGCGCGGTCGAGGGGTCACCCCGTCGAGGGGGCCGCCCTCGGTGTCGTCGATTTCGCCGGGTTCGAGGAAGAGGCTGAAGTGGAATCGGCTTCCCTTCCCCTCTTCGCTCTCGACTCGCAGACGCCCACCCATCAATTCGACCAGGCGGGCACTGATGGCCAGCCCGAGTCCGGTTCCCCCGAAGCGCCGTGTGGTACTGGAGTCGGCCTGGGTGAAGCTCTCGAAGACCTGGGCCAGCTTGTCGGTGGCGATGCCGATGCCGGTGTCGATCACCTCGATGTCGAGACGGGGCTTGCCTTCGTGTTTCGCGTCGGCGCTCACGCGCAGTTCGACGTGCCCCTCCGTGGTGAACTTCACCGCATTGCTGAGCAGGTTCAGCAACACCTGACGGATCCGGACCGGATCACCCACGTAGGCGCGATCGAGCTCGGGGCCGAGATCGAGGCGCAGTTCGATCTCCTTCTCGTCGGCTCGGACCTGCAGCATCTCCCGGGTGTCGTGGGCCACGCGGCGCACGTCGAAGGGGATCCACTCGACCTCCATGCGCCCGGCCTCGATCTTCGAGAAGTCCAGGATGTCGTTGATGATCGTGAGAAGGGCCTCGGCGGATCCGTGGACGGTCCGGGCGAAGTCCTTCTGCTCGTCGTCGAGCGGTGTCTGCATGAGCAACTCGGTCATGCCCAGGACACCGTTCATGGGCGTGCGGATCTCGTGGCTCATGTTGGCCAGGAACTGACTCTTGGCCAGGGCGGCGGCCTCGGCCCGGTCACGCTCGTGGCGGAGTTCCTCGGTGCGTTCGTCGACGCGTCGTTCGAGATCGGAACGTGCGTCCTGCAGCGCCGCGTCACGTTGCTCGATCTGCTCGAGCATTTCGTTGAAGCCGTTGATCAGCAGGCCCATCTCGTCGCGACCGCCGCGCTCGGCGCGCACCGAATAGCGGCGCTCTTCGGTCACGATGCGCATCACCTGCGAAAGACGGGCGATCGGCACGGTGATCACCCGTTGCAACGACGTGGCGATGAGCAGTGCCACGACCAGGCCCACGGTGATCATGGCCAGCGCGGTGCGCGTGGAGCGTGCCTGGTGGGCCGCGAGCGCGTCGGTGTTGGTTCGCAGGAAGATCCATCCGGCGATCTCTCCGGCCCCGCCGGGGAGTTCGATGGGAGCGAGGACCACCAGGTCGTCGCCGACGTAGGCATGGCCGGGCTCGCGCACGGGCATCCGGTCGAGCGGTGCGGGCGCCGGCTCCTCGACCTCCCGGTCGATGGCGACGAGACTCGAGCCGTCGGGCAGGAATACGCGGGCCTCCTCGAAGGAGGGCTCGGCGTGCAGGGCGCGCAGGACGGCGCCGGCATCGGTCGCGTCCTCGAACAGGGCCGCCATCTTCAGATTGTTGGCCACGACGTCGGCCAGGACGGTGCACTTGGCCTCCATCTCGTGCCGGATCTGACGCGCGCCCTGGACCCACGTCACCGCTCCGGCCACCGCCAGGGCGAGCGACGAGGAGACGGCGATCAGGAGCATGAGCTTCCACCGCAGGGGCAGGTCGCGGCCCCATCGCTCGCTCGGGCGCAGACGCGAGGGAATGGACATGCGGTGAGGGCTCCCGGACGTTGGACGACACGAGGATGCGGCCGTGGACGCGTTCCGGCATCACGGCTCGTCCAGGGCTTCGGACGGTCGCACGGAGAACCTGAGGACAAAGCCCGGAACGGAAGCCGGGACGGAACCCGGTACGGTCAGCCGGCGTGGACGATCTCCCAGACGTGACCGTCGGGGGCGCGGACGCAGGCCCCGTACCCTTGCCACGGGAGCGGCCCGGGCGGTCGGGTCACCGTGCCGCCGAACTCCTTGCAGCGGTTGACGATACGGTCGACCTCGGCGTCGGATTCCACGTTCACCGAATGGAGGGTCGACGGACCGGCCGGGGTGGGGGTGCCGCCGGCGAAGGAGGCGAGGGCGTCGGCGGGGTACAGGCAGAGGCGGATCGGCCCGGTCTCGAAGGTGATCAGGTCGCCCCGCTGCGACCGGATCGGCCACCCCATCCCTCGCTCGTAGAATGCCGTCGCGGCGGCGAGGTCGACCGCCCCGAGTGCGATCGTGGAGATGTGCATGCCGATCCCTCCCGGACCGTGGCGCTGGGAGCCGTCGCATCCGATGTTGGACGGGCGCCGAATCGATCGGCATCCGGCGCCAACCGCTCCCGATCCGATTCTCCCCCTTCCGTTGACGCCGCACACCATGCGACTGATGCCCCAGAGCGGCAACTCCCGTCCGCTCCTCGCGCTCCTCCTGCTCCTGGCCTTCTCCGAGGCGTCGGCTTCGGTGTTGCGGGGGCAGGTGGTGGACGACGAGACGGGACAGCCCCTCTCCTTCACGGCCGTCCGTCTGGAAGGCCCTGGCCCCGTCCGCGATCTCCTGACCGGCAACGCCGGTCGCTTCTCGGTCCGCGACCTCGAGCCCGGCCGCTGGTCGGTGCTCTGCACGTACCTGGGTTACGAGGACCTCGAGCGCACCGTCGACGTGCAACCCGGCGTGGAGATCGACCTGGAACTCCGCATGGTGGTCGACGCGATCGAGCTCGAGACGATCGACGTGGTCGGCGACCGCAACGGCTCGGAGCGGGAGTTGCAGACCGGCCTGGTCGAACTCGATTCGGAGACCCTGGCGCGGATTCCGGCGATCGGCGAGG
It includes:
- the trxA gene encoding thioredoxin, producing MNSRHELQTDFATAVLERSHEVPVLVDFWAEWCGPCRMLGPALEGLAEKAEGRWELVKIDTEAHTDIAQQYGIRSIPAVKLFSNGEVVGEFVGALPEAQIQMWLRQHLPGPGTSALSQAQTSLIEGDRERARREFEKVLELDPGQDTARLELARLLIEDEPAAAREHLESITGDAEAYEKAQHLLHLIDLVDAARAQDEADGDDVSAMYRQAALDFAHGELEEALSKWIGVVEQDRELDDDGARRACIALFALLGEDHALTQKYRRRFSMALSV
- a CDS encoding VOC family protein, with product MSAQELRPFHLAFPVDDLEAARRFYVDVLGCATGRESDRWIDFDLGGHQIVAHLVEEGQRAPGSNAVDGKNVPAFHFGLVLSMERWRGLADRLRGAGVEFLIEPYVRNEGEVGEQATLFVRDPAGNALEFKAFDDLGQLFAT
- a CDS encoding thioredoxin family protein, coding for MAATPSTMLELGTSAPDFSLPDTVGGGRVSRDDFADARALLVMFVCNHCPFVIHVREELARLAADYRNRGVAVVAVSANDVEKYPQDSPEKMKEFAAQNGWDFPYLYDASQEVAKAYRAACTPDFFLFDGDRKLVYRGQLDDSRPESGIPVTGADLRAALDRVLAGEAVPPAQKPSLGCNIKWKPGNEPEYFG
- a CDS encoding methylated-DNA--[protein]-cysteine S-methyltransferase, which produces MDDYARIEAALLRIERDARRQPSLEELAASAGLSPAHFQRVFTRWAGISPKRFLQAVTVGRARELLRRSRSVLDVALDVGLSGPGRLHDLTVTCEAMTPGQIGRLADGVTIRHAIVPSPLGPVFVARTDRGVCAVEFVASGEDPAPGLQRHWPGAALVAAADDEAVPWGAAIFGNGPRPPLALHLRGTNFQIQVWRALLRIPSGRIVDYGALAEAVGRPGAARAVGAAVGANPVAVLVPCHRVLRRHGQLGGYRWGTGRKLALLGRELARGSDGGGASRS
- a CDS encoding ATP-binding protein produces the protein MSIPSRLRPSERWGRDLPLRWKLMLLIAVSSSLALAVAGAVTWVQGARQIRHEMEAKCTVLADVVANNLKMAALFEDATDAGAVLRALHAEPSFEEARVFLPDGSSLVAIDREVEEPAPAPLDRMPVREPGHAYVGDDLVVLAPIELPGGAGEIAGWIFLRTNTDALAAHQARSTRTALAMITVGLVVALLIATSLQRVITVPIARLSQVMRIVTEERRYSVRAERGGRDEMGLLINGFNEMLEQIEQRDAALQDARSDLERRVDERTEELRHERDRAEAAALAKSQFLANMSHEIRTPMNGVLGMTELLMQTPLDDEQKDFARTVHGSAEALLTIINDILDFSKIEAGRMEVEWIPFDVRRVAHDTREMLQVRADEKEIELRLDLGPELDRAYVGDPVRIRQVLLNLLSNAVKFTTEGHVELRVSADAKHEGKPRLDIEVIDTGIGIATDKLAQVFESFTQADSSTTRRFGGTGLGLAISARLVELMGGRLRVESEEGKGSRFHFSLFLEPGEIDDTEGGPLDGVTPRPRNVHTAEVLLVEDNVVNQRLGVTMLEKTGCRVSLAQNGREAVDYCRMGSFDMVFMDCAMPVMDGFEATRAIRALKGSMHSVPIVALTANAMAGDRDRCVAVGMDDYLAKPFNLASLSEMVQRYTRTHDPVVPGAPR
- the hutH gene encoding histidine ammonia-lyase, producing MPPAATLRLVPGSMELATLRRVVEGPVRVDLHEDARAAVRAARGTVDAIVREERVAYGINTGFGLLARTRIGANQLTDLQRNLVLSHSTGVGAELDAATVRLVLVLKILGLAGGNSGVRPELIDTLAAMVEHDVLPCIPSKGSVGASGDLAPLAHLAATLLGEGSVRQHGERFPAAQGLRRAGLEPIDLAPKEGLALLNGTQVSCALALRSLFEAERSFANAAATGALSVDALMGSDTPFDPRIHAVRGHPGQIDAAAVYRGLMQDSAIRQSHLSCDRVQDPYSLRCQPQVMGAALDLIRRSADTLRIEANAVTDNPLIFPEDDDVLSGGNFHAEPVAMAADVLALAIAEIGALSERRLALLIDPALSGLPAFLVENGGVNSGFMIVQVTAAALASENKSLAHPACVDSLPTSANQEDHVSMATFAARRLGDMVDNTRGIIACELLGAAQGIDFHRPQTTSPRLQRLHGALRERVDHYDADRYLAPDIEAATELLRGELGVDLCTEVVEDLLPSYPRTTPNAERK
- a CDS encoding VOC family protein; protein product: MHISTIALGAVDLAAATAFYERGMGWPIRSQRGDLITFETGPIRLCLYPADALASFAGGTPTPAGPSTLHSVNVESDAEVDRIVNRCKEFGGTVTRPPGPLPWQGYGACVRAPDGHVWEIVHAG
- a CDS encoding VOC family protein translates to MKRLTPNLLVESIEDALPFWEALGFERMAEVPHGGRLGFVGLTRGDAELMFQSRASLEADLPEAVPETCDHSGLGLFVEIDMPFDDLIERIDGTDAEILVPDRRTFYGAREIAVRTPDGIFVVFAAFEDAEAG
- a CDS encoding YfiR family protein produces the protein MRLCRRRVRALRALLVLGLLAPGLLVPGPSVAQDAHDEYEVKAAFLFRIGRAFTWPDSVLDENADTLRVGVLGRDPFGGSLRKVFRGKTSSQGLAFRVVEVASLEEARSCQVLFVPSGVDPERRKWLDELGDSGTLLVGEVPEFVHDQGGILALVLQDNRMGMVLNVEELASSGLQASSQFLRLCTIVGDRSR